Proteins encoded by one window of Mycolicibacterium cosmeticum:
- a CDS encoding alpha/beta hydrolase → MSAMWLAGRVFAVLLALPITAGTWCAPAQAAPESSYGQPAVWGSCQRFFAASPLVTQALPTAQCADVPVPVNWDAPDLQGAQAQLAVIRVPATGQRIGTLMVNPGGPGASAVDTVAGMAAALDGTAIRQSFDLVGFDPRGVGYSTPQLRCRTDAEFDAYRREPLADYSPAGVAHIEDVYRQFAQSCLDRMGREFLANIGTASAARDMDVVRAALGDEQINYLGFSYGTELGAAYADRYPDRVRAMVLDGAVDPGSDPISENVNQLAGFQEAFTDYATDCARSPDCPLGTDPAQFSARYHQLIDPLVQRPGGTSDPRGLGYADAITGTANALYTQRYWKYLTSGLLGLARGTDAGDLLTLADDYWHRDENGRYGNQQDAFAAIRCVDAPYPTDPAVWAEADRRARAAAPFMEYGTFTGYAPRDMCALWPVPATTVPHQASPLGAGKAVVVSTTHDPATPYQAGVDLARELDASLITFDGTQHTVVFNGDACVDTAVVNFLVGLTPPPAGLRC, encoded by the coding sequence ATGAGCGCCATGTGGCTGGCGGGCAGGGTTTTCGCGGTGCTGCTGGCCCTCCCGATCACGGCCGGCACGTGGTGTGCGCCCGCGCAGGCGGCGCCGGAGTCGAGCTACGGCCAGCCCGCGGTGTGGGGCAGTTGCCAGCGTTTCTTCGCCGCCAGTCCGCTGGTGACCCAGGCGCTGCCGACCGCGCAATGCGCCGACGTGCCGGTGCCGGTGAACTGGGATGCCCCCGATTTGCAAGGGGCGCAAGCACAATTGGCCGTCATCCGGGTGCCCGCCACCGGGCAGCGAATCGGCACGCTGATGGTGAACCCCGGTGGCCCTGGCGCGTCGGCGGTGGACACCGTGGCGGGCATGGCCGCCGCGCTGGACGGCACGGCCATCCGGCAGAGTTTCGACCTGGTCGGCTTCGACCCGCGCGGGGTGGGCTATTCGACCCCGCAGCTGCGGTGCCGCACCGACGCCGAATTCGACGCCTACCGGCGCGAGCCGCTGGCCGACTACAGCCCGGCCGGGGTGGCGCACATCGAGGACGTCTACCGGCAGTTCGCCCAGTCTTGCCTGGACCGGATGGGACGCGAGTTCCTGGCCAATATCGGTACCGCGTCGGCGGCCAGGGACATGGACGTGGTGCGGGCCGCGCTCGGTGACGAGCAGATCAACTATCTCGGGTTCTCCTACGGCACCGAACTCGGCGCCGCCTACGCCGACCGCTACCCCGACCGCGTCCGCGCGATGGTGCTCGACGGCGCGGTCGACCCCGGCTCGGACCCGATCAGCGAGAACGTCAACCAGCTGGCCGGTTTCCAGGAGGCGTTCACCGACTACGCCACCGACTGCGCGCGTTCACCGGACTGCCCGCTGGGCACCGATCCCGCGCAGTTCTCCGCCCGCTACCACCAACTGATCGACCCGCTGGTGCAGCGCCCCGGCGGCACCTCGGACCCGCGCGGGCTCGGCTACGCCGACGCCATCACCGGCACCGCCAACGCGCTCTACACCCAGCGGTACTGGAAGTACCTCACCAGCGGGCTGCTCGGCCTGGCCCGCGGCACCGACGCGGGGGATCTGCTGACGCTGGCCGACGACTACTGGCACCGTGACGAGAACGGGCGCTACGGCAACCAGCAGGATGCGTTCGCCGCGATCCGCTGTGTCGACGCGCCGTACCCGACCGATCCCGCGGTGTGGGCCGAGGCCGACCGGCGGGCGCGGGCGGCCGCGCCGTTCATGGAGTACGGCACCTTCACGGGGTACGCGCCCCGCGACATGTGTGCGTTGTGGCCGGTGCCGGCGACCACCGTGCCGCACCAGGCGTCGCCGCTGGGCGCCGGCAAGGCAGTGGTGGTGTCCACCACCCACGACCCGGCGACGCCGTATCAGGCCGGGGTCGACCTGGCCCGCGAACTGGACGCCTCACTGATCACCTTCGACGGCACGCAGCACACCGTCGTCTTCAACGGCGACGCCTGCGTGGACACCGCCGTGGTGAACTTCCTGGTCGGCCTGACACCGCCACCGGCCGGCCTGCGGTGTTGA
- a CDS encoding alpha/beta hydrolase: MKFTRGILAAASALLLVTACSNVVDGRAVISAPRPGSPVQWAPCKASSGESRIPSGAECGFISVPVNYDKPDGDVAQLAMIRFKATGQKIGTLFVNPGGPGESGVESAVSLVGTMPESVRQHFDLVGFDPRGVGSSKPALWCNSDEDNDRLRADPQVDYSPEGVAHIEAETKDFVARCQQKMGDEFLENVGTVSVAKDLDAMRQAVGDDKLTYLGYSYGTRIGGTYAELFPDKVRAMILDGAVDPNADPVEADIRQAKAFQTAFDNYAADCATNPDCPLGTDPAKAVDVYHSLVNPLVDKPAPTKDPRGLSYSDAIVGTILPLYSPNLWRHLTKGLTELKNGRGDTMLALADLYMGRDADGHYNNSTDVRVAVNCVDEPPITDRATVVDEDRRAREVAPFMSYGDFTGHAPLGTCAFWPVPPTSTPHQLKVSGLPPTLVVSTTNDPATPYQAGVDLAKQLGGALLTFEGTQHTVVFQGNTCVDDIAAKYLVDVVVPPPGARC; this comes from the coding sequence ATGAAGTTCACGCGCGGCATTCTCGCGGCCGCCTCGGCGCTGCTCCTCGTCACAGCATGCAGCAATGTCGTCGACGGGCGAGCGGTCATCTCCGCGCCGCGGCCCGGCAGCCCGGTGCAGTGGGCGCCGTGCAAGGCGTCCTCCGGTGAGTCGCGGATCCCGTCCGGCGCCGAGTGCGGCTTCATCTCGGTGCCGGTGAACTACGACAAGCCCGACGGCGACGTCGCGCAGCTGGCGATGATCCGCTTCAAGGCCACCGGGCAGAAGATCGGCACGCTGTTCGTCAATCCGGGCGGGCCGGGGGAGTCCGGCGTCGAATCGGCGGTGTCGCTGGTGGGCACCATGCCCGAGTCGGTGCGCCAGCACTTCGACCTGGTCGGCTTCGACCCGCGCGGCGTCGGGTCCTCCAAGCCGGCGCTGTGGTGCAACTCCGACGAGGACAACGACCGGCTGCGGGCCGACCCGCAGGTGGACTACAGCCCCGAAGGGGTGGCCCACATCGAGGCCGAGACCAAGGACTTCGTGGCACGCTGCCAGCAGAAGATGGGTGACGAATTCCTGGAGAACGTCGGGACCGTCAGCGTGGCAAAGGATCTGGACGCCATGCGGCAGGCCGTCGGGGACGACAAGCTGACCTACCTCGGCTACTCGTACGGCACCCGCATCGGCGGCACCTACGCGGAGCTGTTCCCCGACAAGGTGCGCGCGATGATCCTGGACGGCGCGGTGGACCCGAACGCCGATCCGGTGGAGGCCGACATCCGGCAGGCCAAGGCGTTCCAGACCGCGTTCGACAACTACGCCGCCGACTGCGCGACCAACCCGGACTGCCCGCTGGGCACCGACCCGGCCAAGGCCGTCGACGTGTACCACTCGCTGGTGAACCCGCTGGTGGACAAGCCCGCCCCGACCAAGGACCCGCGCGGCCTGAGCTACAGCGACGCCATCGTCGGCACCATCCTGCCGCTGTACTCGCCGAACCTGTGGCGCCACCTCACCAAGGGGCTGACCGAGCTGAAGAACGGCCGCGGCGACACCATGCTGGCGCTGGCCGACCTGTACATGGGCCGCGACGCCGACGGGCATTACAACAACTCGACCGATGTGCGGGTCGCGGTGAACTGCGTCGACGAGCCGCCGATCACCGACCGCGCGACCGTCGTCGACGAGGACCGCAGGGCCCGCGAGGTCGCCCCGTTCATGAGCTACGGCGACTTCACCGGGCACGCCCCGCTGGGCACCTGCGCCTTCTGGCCGGTGCCGCCGACCTCCACCCCGCATCAACTCAAGGTGTCGGGCCTGCCGCCCACGTTGGTGGTGTCCACCACCAACGACCCGGCGACCCCGTATCAGGCCGGGGTGGACCTGGCCAAGCAGCTCGGCGGCGCGTTGCTGACCTTCGAGGGCACCCAGCACACCGTGGTGTTCCAGGGCAACACGTGCGTGGACGACATCGCCGCGAAATACCTTGTGGACGTGGTGGTGCCGCCGCCCGGCGCCCGGTGCTAG